The sequence GCTCTAACCTAACTATTTTCTTTGCCCCTGGCTATGACGATTTGCCCGAGTACTTTGCCCGCCACCAGCTGCATGTAGTTGCCTCGCTGCCCTGCTATTTAGAAGACAATGTCGATCAGCAGCGGGGGGCCGGGGTCTACAGCGACTCGATTCGAGCCTTGCAGCGGCTCAACCAGCTGGGCTATGGCCACGACCCGGCCCTGTGCCTTGATCTGGTCTACAACCCGCCAGTGCCCCGCAATGCTGATTTTTCGCTTACCCCCAGTCAGGCGGCACTACAGCGTGACTACGCTGCCTATCTGCGATCGCACTTTGACATTGCCTTTAACCAGCTCTACACCATTACCAACCTGCCCATAGGCCGGGTCAAACAATACCTCAAAGGCAAAGCGCTCTACTGGCCCTACCTGCGCTTTTTGGCCGACCACCACAACCCCGCCACCGTCGACAACCTAATGTGCCGCCACCAACTCTCTGTTGACTACGAAGGCAACCTCTACGACTGCGACTTTAATCAAATGGAGGCGCTCCCCAGTCGATCGCCCGGCGGACAGCCCCTCACCGTTGCCGATCTGCTAGCGGCTAACTCCTTAGATGTGGCGCAGCAGGTTCAGACTCGAACCTACTGCTACGGCTGCACGGCCGGTAGCGGCTCTAGCTGCGGGGGGGCACTGACAGACTAGGGCATCGGAAAATCGGCGGCCACAGCTTTACCCTCTAGGCCCAGGGCAGAGGCATATTTTTGAATAAAGGCGCGAATGTAAAACGGCTCTGGCAACTGTTTCAGGTTACCGGTCTCGATCGCCTTGAGGGTGTAGGGCTGAATAAACGTCTGCTGGTACATATCGTCTAGGGAAAGCGCTTTTTCTAGACGGAGCTGCTGTAGACGGGTGCCAACTTTTTTCAGCCAGGCCTGCTGCACTGCCGCAAAATCGGCCTTGGCCTGAAGCTTGCTGGCCAACGTGTCATGAATATAGTCACGCTGCTCAGAAAACCGGGCTGAGGTGGCTGGGGTAGCCACGGTTTGGGGGCGGGCCGAAATGGTGTCGGGGCGAGGTTGAGCAGTAATGCGCTGGGGAGGGGGTGCGGTCGTGCGGGCGTTGGTCTCTTCGACGGTGGTGCCTTCGGTTTCGCTGGCTTGCAGGCGTTGATCAAGGCGGTACCGATTGAGCAGGCCAAGGGCTACCAGGGTGGTGACTGGCAGAGTTGCCACCGCCACCTGTTGAGCCGCCATCGACATTGCCGCCGTTGCCCCTGCCCCTACAATCAGCGCATATTCTGACGCAGGGGTCAGCTTAGAGCCAGAAAATTGAGAAGTTTTCATAGCACCTTTAAATAAGTCTCATAAATTACCTTTTCACTGCTGGTAGCTACCCATCCGGAAGGAGCGACTTTAAAATGCTCCGCTCGAGTGTTTAATCAAGTCTTTTACTCAGGCCGCTACTGGCGCTGTGGTTGGTTGCAGTAGTAGACCTAGTTTTCTCCGACCCGGTTCCCCCAGCCAGCGATCGCCCCCGAGCAGTCTCTCTAGGGGTGACCTAGCCAGGTACCACCAACCGCCCATCGGCTTACCGGGGCCACACCCGCGAGACAGCAGCTTCTCGCCCCAGGTAAAGGGGGCGCAAATATTGCCAGGCCGCCACAAACCACCGTTGCGCCGCCTGGCTCGACGGCCCCCGATAGCGACAGAGCAGCCCTTCGGTTAAGCGGGTGACGCCAACATCGCCAGGCTGAGATCTCGGCCAGAGCTGTCGCAGAGCCGTAATCTGGTCGGGGGTGGGTCGGTAGCCTACCACGGCAAAGCTGCCCACGACCGGCTGCCCCGCCAGCGCGTTGGGGCTGTGAAGCGATGGGCTGCCCCCAATCAGGTGCTGGCGATCGAGCCATAGGGGCTGGTCAGCTTGCCAGACTTCGAGGTGCGATCGCCAGTGGCCCTGGTCAAAGGTTTCACCGCGAGCACTGCGGCCAAATCGGGTGATCTCCCAACCGCTCCAGATCGCCCCGGGGGCCAGGTTGACCCGCAAATCTTGGTGGTAGTGGGCGTGGTTAAACACAATGGTTTCCTGGGGCATCCACTCTAAGCAACTGCCGGGGGCCAGGGTAATCTCTACCCGCTGGCTCGACTGAGCTTCAGTCTCGCTACCGTAGACCTTGCTGGCGGCGGCAGTGGTCACGAGCACCTGACTCCCCGCCTCGGCCTGAAGCGCGATCGCCAGGCTGTCGCCCCCCACCAAGCCACCAGCGGTGTGCACTAACACGCTGTGGCAGAGCGCATCTCCTTCGGGATAAAGCGCCCGCTGCACTCGCAGGGGCGCACGGGTATAAGTTTGAGTCGGAATGCATCGGCCGGCCTCTACGGCGTAGCCAAGGTGGGCAACCCCCTGCCAACCCCG is a genomic window of Nodosilinea sp. E11 containing:
- a CDS encoding helix-turn-helix domain-containing protein, which encodes MKTSQFSGSKLTPASEYALIVGAGATAAMSMAAQQVAVATLPVTTLVALGLLNRYRLDQRLQASETEGTTVEETNARTTAPPPQRITAQPRPDTISARPQTVATPATSARFSEQRDYIHDTLASKLQAKADFAAVQQAWLKKVGTRLQQLRLEKALSLDDMYQQTFIQPYTLKAIETGNLKQLPEPFYIRAFIQKYASALGLEGKAVAADFPMP
- the arsS gene encoding arsenosugar biosynthesis radical SAM (seleno)protein ArsS (Some members of this family are selenoproteins.), whose product is MVQSPPHSATAVTPFEQRLDQPLSKLPVTVLQINLGRKCNLACTHCHVEAGPKRTEELSPAITDQLIELMHRFPQITTVDLTGGAPEMNYGFRPLAETARALGKTVIVRSNLTIFFAPGYDDLPEYFARHQLHVVASLPCYLEDNVDQQRGAGVYSDSIRALQRLNQLGYGHDPALCLDLVYNPPVPRNADFSLTPSQAALQRDYAAYLRSHFDIAFNQLYTITNLPIGRVKQYLKGKALYWPYLRFLADHHNPATVDNLMCRHQLSVDYEGNLYDCDFNQMEALPSRSPGGQPLTVADLLAANSLDVAQQVQTRTYCYGCTAGSGSSCGGALTD
- a CDS encoding urease accessory protein UreD; amino-acid sequence: MVQSRSEPRGWQGVAHLGYAVEAGRCIPTQTYTRAPLRVQRALYPEGDALCHSVLVHTAGGLVGGDSLAIALQAEAGSQVLVTTAAASKVYGSETEAQSSQRVEITLAPGSCLEWMPQETIVFNHAHYHQDLRVNLAPGAIWSGWEITRFGRSARGETFDQGHWRSHLEVWQADQPLWLDRQHLIGGSPSLHSPNALAGQPVVGSFAVVGYRPTPDQITALRQLWPRSQPGDVGVTRLTEGLLCRYRGPSSQAAQRWFVAAWQYLRPLYLGREAAVSRVWPR